CAATGTCGTCGGCGATCAGCTCGGCCCACTCCGTCAGGTCACCGGTGAACGTGCCCACGTCCGGCAGCACGTCGTTCTCGTGGGCCATGACCGCGACCGCAACCTCTTTCAGCAGTGCGTCGACGTCGCCCCAACGCCGGTAGATGCTGGTCGGATTGACGCCGGCGCGCTCGGCCACCATCGGGATCGTGATGCGGTCGGGACGCTCATGCGCCATCAGATGACCCACGGCGGTGTAGACGGCATTCGTCACACGCGCGCTCCTGCCTCCGACGCGGCGCGGTCGTTCGGTGGTGTGACTCGTCATACAACCCATTATTGCAACTGATGTGGCTTTTAGGCGACCTGGGGTGCTACTGTCGTTAACGCATCTACTTTTGCATTAACGCTCACCGCCTCTTCCCCCGTAGGAGCATCATGCGCCTGTCACCTCGCGCCGGATTCGTGCTCGCCGCAACGATCTTCATCAGTCTGATGGCTGCTGCGGCTGCGCCGTCGCCGTTGTACCCGGTGTACCAATCCCGTTGGGGTTTCTCGTCGTTCACGCTCACGCTGATCTTCGCCGTCTACGTCTTCGCACTGCTCGCAGCATTGCTGACCGCCGGCTCGATCTCCGATCACATCGGTCGGCGCCCGGTGATCGCGATCGGACTGCTGCTGTTGTGCGGGAGCATGCTGATCTTCATCTTCGCGGGCGGCCCCGGAGACCTGATGGCCGCGCGCATTGTGCAGGGGCTGGCCACCGGCTTCATCACCGCCACCGTGACCGCGATGATCGTCGACCTGCAGCCGAGCAGTTCCACCGGCTCGATCGTCACCGGTTCCAGCCCCACCACCGGCATCGCCATCGGCGCGGTGCTCGCGGGGGCCCTCGTGCAGTACGCACCCTGGCCGCGCTTCCTGGTCTATTGGGTGCTGCTCGCGGTCTACCTGCTGATGCTGGCCCTGCTCGCACTTGCCCCCGAGCCGGTGGGTTCGCCGCGCCCGCACCGCTCGATCGTGCTGCGCGCCCTGCGGCCCAGCGCCGGTGTCGCGGTGCCCGCGCGCACTGTCTTCGTCGCGATGGTCCCCGCGCTCTGCGCGACCTGGGCCCTCGGCGGTCTCTATCTGTCACTCGGATCCTCGGCAGTCGCGGAGGTTTTCGGCATACGCAACCATTTCGTCGCCGGATTGATCCTCGGCGCGTTCTTCCTTTCCGGAGCGATCGGATCCGTCATCGCGATGCGACTGCCGGCAGGGCTGCAACGCGCCTTCAGCTACACGGCCCTGGCCAGCGGCGTCATCCTCAGCGTCGTTGCCACGCTCACCTCGACCATCGCGCTGTATGTCGCAGGCTCCGTCGTGGCCGGCCTCGGCTTCGGTGCGACCTTCCTGATGGCGATGTCGGCGATCGCCGCGGTGACCCCTCCTGCCGAACGCGGGCAGACCTTCGCGACGACCTTCGTGGTGAGCTATGCGGCCTTCAGCGTGCCGGCGGTTGCAGCCGGTCTCGCCGCACAGCAGTGGGGGCTTCGCGGCACGCTCGTGGGTTACGGCGTGCTCGACGTGTCCTTGGTGGTGCTCGCCACGCTCATGGCGCTGCGGACCCGGTCGGCCACAGCCGACGAGCCGGCCGCCAGCAAGGGGCCTTGCGTCGACGTCGGGTCGTATGCCGTGCCGTCCGAATAGCTCAGCTGCCCGCCGGTCTCGCTGACCAGCAGCTGGCCCGGGGCGTGATCCCAGGGCATCGCATTGCGGTACAGCAAGTATTCGCAGGCGTTTTCAGCAAGCTTGGGGTAGTCGATGCCGCAGCTGACCCAGGTGAGTTCCAGGGGCGGCAGGTGACCGAATGCGGTGCCGACGAGCTTCCGGCGAGACGTGCGGCCCAGCGGCCGGTCCGCATTTCGCGGCACCACCGGCAGCCGCCGGTCACCACAGAAGGCACCCGCTCCACGCTCTGCGACATATGCCAGGTGGTGTTCGGGCTGCCAGATCCACGACCGCACCACCTCTCGACCGCGCAGTTCGGCCACCATCACCGCGTGGTCGGGCGAACCGTGCACGAAGTTCTTCGTGCCGTCGACCGGGTCGATCGTGAACCAGTGCTCGGCGCCGGATGCCGCGGCCAGGATCGAGGCATCCGCGGCGACCGCCTCCTCGCCCACCAGCAGTGCGTCCGGATAGGCCGAACGCAGGGCTGCCGTGATCGCGACCTCCGCCTCACGGTCGGCGACGGTCACCAGATCGCCGGGGTTCTTCTCCATCACCTCGCCGTCGGCGAGAGCACGGAAGCGCGGCTGGATGACCTCAGCGGCGACGTCTTGCAGGAGGCTCAGGACCTGGTCTG
The window above is part of the Rudaeicoccus suwonensis genome. Proteins encoded here:
- a CDS encoding inositol monophosphatase family protein, with the translated sequence MQTDQVLSLLQDVAAEVIQPRFRALADGEVMEKNPGDLVTVADREAEVAITAALRSAYPDALLVGEEAVAADASILAAASGAEHWFTIDPVDGTKNFVHGSPDHAVMVAELRGREVVRSWIWQPEHHLAYVAERGAGAFCGDRRLPVVPRNADRPLGRTSRRKLVGTAFGHLPPLELTWVSCGIDYPKLAENACEYLLYRNAMPWDHAPGQLLVSETGGQLSYSDGTAYDPTSTQGPLLAAGSSAVADRVRSAMSVASTTKDTSSTP